The following proteins are encoded in a genomic region of Corylus avellana chromosome ca4, CavTom2PMs-1.0:
- the LOC132177422 gene encoding mogroside IE synthase-like yields MERKTHILVLPYPIPGHINPMLQFSKRLASKGARVTLITTTSVSKSMEALQESSVHFETISDGSEESGKLEIVDARLEHFSSVVSQSLAELIERQNSSQHPPKLVVYDSAMPWALDVARQLGVDGAPFFTQSCAVNVIYHHAHQGTIQIPLQTPSVSLPSMPSLGFNDVPSFFNDTASSYPALFKILINQFSNFHKANWIFCNTFDKLEQEVVNWMASQWPIKTIGPTIPSMFLDKRLEDDKEYDLNLFKPNADVCMKWLDTKEIGSVVYASFGSLAALGEEQMEELAWGLKNSNCYFLWVVRKSEENKLPNNFLQETAEKGLVVTWCPQLDVLAHKAIGCFMTHCGWNSTLEALSLGVPMVAMPQWTDQPTNAKFIVDVWKVGVRIKLDEKGIVTKEEIELCIRKVMEGEEGKEMKKNSMRWKELAIEAVDERGSSDKNIEEFLAKLAHTQC; encoded by the exons atggagagGAAAACTCATATTCTAGTACTTCCCTACCCCATTCCAGGACACATAAACCCAATGCTCCAATTCTCAAAGCGCCTGGCCTCAAAGGGTGCAAGAGTCACATTAATCACTACCACCTCTGTTAGCAAGTCCATGGAAGCCCTGCAAGAGAGCTCTGTCCACTTTGAGACCATCTCCGACGGCTCGGAGGAAAGCGGGAAGCTGGAAATTGTCGACGCACGACTCGAGCATTTCAGCTCAGTAGTGTCACAAAGCTTAGCAGAGCTGATTGAGAGACAAAACAGCTCCCAACACCCACCAAAACTTGTCGTGTATGACTCAGCCATGCCATGGGCTCTAGACGTAGCAAGGCAACTTGGCGTTGATGGAGCTCCATTTTTCACTCAGTCTTGTGCAGTTAATGTAATTTATCATCATGCTCATCAAGGAACCATACAAATACCCTTGCAGACGCCTTCAGTATCCTTACCCTCCATGCCATCACTAGGGTTTAATGATGTGCCTTCGTTTTTCAATGATACAGCCTCCTCCTATCCTGctctcttcaaaattttaatcaatCAATTCTCAAATTTCCACAAAGCCAATTGGATCTTCTGCAACACTTTCGACAAGTTGGAACAAGAg GTGGTGAATTGGATGGCAAGCCAATGGCCAATTAAAACAATTGGACCGACTATTCCATCAATGTTCTTAGACAAGCGGTTGGAGGATGACAAAGAGTATGATCTCAACCTCTTCAAGCCTAATGCAGATGTTTGCATGAAGTGGCTAGACACGAAGGAAATTGGATCTGTCGTTTATGCATCATTTGGAAGCTTGGCAGCCCTAGGAGAAGAGCAGATGGAGGAGTTAGCATGGGGCCTGAAGAATAGCAATTGCTACTTCTTATGGGTAGTTAGAAAATCTGAAGAGAACAAGCTtcccaataattttttacaGGAAACAGCAGAGAAGGGGTTGGTTGTGACTTGGTGCCCTCAACTAGATGTATTAGCACACAAGGCAATTGGGTGCTTCATGACTCACTGTGGATGGAACTCGACACTTGAGGCACTGAGCTTGGGAGTGCCAATGGTTGCGATGCCACAATGGACGGATCAACCAACTAATGCCAAATTCATTGTGGATGTTTGGAAGGTAGGGGTTAGGATTAAACTGGATGAAAAAGGCATTGTGACCAAAGAAGAAATAGAGCTGTGTATAAGGAAAGTAATGGAGGGGGAGGAAGGgaaagagatgaaaaaaaattcaatgagaTGGAAGGAATTGGCTATAGAAGCTGTAGACGAACGTGGAAGCTCAGATAAAAATATAGAGGAGTTTTTAGCAAAACTTGCACACACGCAATGTTAA
- the LOC132178973 gene encoding mogroside IE synthase-like has translation MASQWPVKTIGPTIPSMFLDKRLEDDKEYDLNLFKPNADVCMKWLDTKEIGSVVYASFGSLAALGEEQMEELAWGLKNSNCYFLWVVRKSVENKLANNFLQETAEKGLVVSWCPQLDVLAHKAIGCFMTHCGWNSTLEALSLGVPMVAIPQWTDQPTNAKFIVDVWKVGVRIKLDEKGIVTKEEIELCIRKVMEGEEGKETKKNSMRWKELAIEAVDKRGSSDKNIEEFLAKLAHTQC, from the coding sequence ATGGCAAGCCAATGGCCAGTTAAAACAATTGGACCGACTATTCCATCAATGTTCTTAGACAAGCGGTTGGAGGATGACAAGGAGTATGATCTCAACCTCTTCAAGCCTAATGCAGATGTTTGCATGAAGTGGCTAGACACGAAGGAAATTGGCTCTGTCGTTTATGCATCATTTGGAAGCTTGGCAGCCCTAGGAGAAGAGCAGATGGAGGAGTTAGCATGGGGCCTGAAGAATAGCAATTGCTACTTCTTATGGGTAGTTAGAAAATCTGTAGAGAACAAGCTTGCCAATAATTTTTTACAGGAAACGGCAGAGAAGGGGTTGGTTGTGAGTTGGTGCCCTCAACTAGATGTATTAGCACACAAGGCAATTGGGTGCTTCATGACTCACTGTGGATGGAACTCGACACTTGAGGCACTGAGCTTGGGAGTGCCAATGGTTGCGATACCACAATGGACGGATCAACCAACTAATGCCAAATTCATTGTGGATGTTTGGAAGGTAGGGGTTAGGATTAAACTGGATGAAAAAGGCATTGTGACCAAAGAAGAAATAGAGCTGTGTATAAGGAAAGTAATGGAGGGGGAGGAAGGGAAAGAGacgaaaaaaaattcaatgagaTGGAAGGAATTGGCTATAGAAGCTGTAGACAAACGTGGAAGCTCAGATAAAAACATAGAGGAGTTTTTAGCAAAACTTGCACACACGCAATGTTAA
- the LOC132178972 gene encoding mogroside IE synthase-like: protein MERKPHILVFPYPIQGHINPILQFSKRLTSKGLRVTVITTTSISKSMQESSLNFVTISDGSKQGDKETMYEELERFKLFVSESLAELIERQKSSKHPPKLLVYDSAMPWALNVARQLGVDGAPFFTQSCAVNVIYHHAHHGVFLQRPSVSLPYMPSLGVNDVPSFLNDTGSSLPLKIALNQFSNIHEANWIFCNTFDKLEHEVVNWMASQWPVKTIGPTIPSIYLDKRLEDDKEYGLNLFKPNVDTCMKWLDTKEIGSVIYASFGSLTTLGEEHMEELALGLKNSSCSFLWVVRESEEKKLPDNFIEETTERGLFVTWCPQLDVLAHKAIGCFMTHCGWNSTLEALSLGVPMVAMPQWTDQPTNAKFIADVWKVGIRVKLNEKGIATREEIEMCIREVMEGERGKEMKKNSLRWKELAIEAVDKGGSSDKNIEVFVAKLAHS from the exons atGGAGAGGAAACCCCACATCCTAGTATTTCCTTACCCCATACAAGGTCACATAAACCCAATACTCCAATTCTCGAAGCGCCTTACCTCAAAGGGTCTGAGAGTGACAGTAATCACCACCACATCCATTAGCAAATCCATGCAAGAGAGCTCTCTCAACTTCGTGACCATCTCTGACGGCTCCAAGCAAGGCGACAAGGAAACCATGTATGAAGAACTCGAGCGTTTCAAACTATTTGTCTCAGAAAGCTTAGCAGAGCTGATTGAGAGACAAAAAAGCTCCAAACACCCACCGAAACTGCTCGTGTACGACTCAGCAATGCCATGGGCTCTAAACGTGGCCAGGCAACTTGGTGTGGATGGAGCTCCATTTTTCACTCAGTCTTGTGCGGTTAATGTAATTTACCATCATGCACATCATGGAGTTTTCTTACAGAGGCCTTCTGTATCCTTACCCTACATGCCATCACTAGGGGTTAATGATGTGCCTTCGTTTCTTAATGATACGGGCTCCTCTCTTCCGCTCAAAATTGCATTGAATCAATTCTCAAACATCCATGAGGCAAATTGGATCTTCTGCAACACATTCGACAAGTTGGAACATGAGGTag TGAACTGGATGGCAAGCCAATGGCCAGTTAAAACAATTGGACCGACAATTCCATCAATATACTTAGACAAGCGATTGGAGGATGACAAAGAGTATGGTCTCAACCTCTTCAAGCCTAATGTGGACACTTGCATGAAGTGGCTAGACACAAAGGAAATTGGCTCTGTCATCTATGCATCATTTGGAAGCTTGACAACCCTGGGAGAAGAGCACATGGAGGAGCTAGCATTGGGCCTCAAGAATAGCAGCTGCTCCTTCTTGTGGGTAGTAAGAGAATCTGAAGAAAAAAAGCTTCCCGATAATTTTATAGAGGAGACAACCGAGAGGGGGTTGTTTGTGACTTGGTGCCCTCAACTAGACGTATTGGCTCACAAGGCAATTGGGTGCTTCATGACTCACTGTGGGTGGAACTCAACGCTTGAGGCATTGAGCTTGGGAGTGCCAATGGTTGCGATGCCACAATGGACTGATCAACCAACTAATGCAAAATTCATTGCGGATGTTTGGAAGGTAGGGATCAGGGTTAAATTGAACGAAAAAGGCATTGCGACCAGAGAAGAAATAGAGATGTGTATAAGGGAAGTAATGGAGGgtgagagagggaaagagatgAAAAAGAATTCATTGAGATGGAAGGAATTGGCTATAGAAGCTGTAGACAAAGGTGGAAGCTCAGATAAAAACATAGAGGTGTTTGTAGCTAAACTTGCACACTCCTAA